The sequence below is a genomic window from Candidatus Falkowbacteria bacterium.
GATTTGAAAGACAGAACATTTAGGTTTGCTAGAGATGTGAGGGTTTTGGTTAAAACACTTACTTCAGGTATGGTTAATCGTGAAGATTCAAGACAAGTGACTCGTTCTTCTGGCTCTGTCGCAGCAAATTACATTGAAGCTAGTGAGGCTCTTAGTAAAAAAGATGAAGTATACAGGATTAGAATTTGCAGAAAAGAGGCGAAAGAGAGTAAACTGTGGTTAGAGCTGTTATTAGTTAGCAATG
It includes:
- a CDS encoding four helix bundle protein — protein: DLKDRTFRFARDVRVLVKTLTSGMVNREDSRQVTRSSGSVAANYIEASEALSKKDEVYRIRICRKEAKESKLWLELLLVSNDASAINEISRLIDEADQLTKIFSSIIIKLENQLL